The following proteins are co-located in the Daphnia magna isolate NIES unplaced genomic scaffold, ASM2063170v1.1 Dm_contigs120, whole genome shotgun sequence genome:
- the LOC123466837 gene encoding uncharacterized protein LOC123466837, which produces MNLDSIFDASLVARRSELELEIGQLTSYALEFNISISMAQAFNRGVLGSIPESDNPLVSPFTVEEINNALRATKKNKAPGRKSKEVSSLKPAAIIAYNLEKAYDLVNRDVLWEVMTAMGYPPFCLSRGIDGIEHYGKRIQVRAIERTATVYWLGPHLKNLLPQITQPRFNATHSSHPYFTTSLSTITDLLKAGIFTSSTVSNHRATYNHLIANIGQPGRTEIAKPDLDWASIWRWVAKIKGKTPKWSGILTITSFPPKCVSIVSIFQTTTNALYAMLAKKLTTI; this is translated from the exons ATGAATCTGGACAGCatctttgatgct TCATTAGTGGCAAGGAGGTCCGAATTAGAGTTAGAGATAGGTCAGTTAACCTCGTACGCGTTagaattcaacatttcaaTTTCGATG GCTCAAGCGTTCAATCGAGGAGTACTAGGTTCGATCCCGGAGAGTGACAATCCACTAGTGTCTCCATTTACAGTAGAGGAAATTAACAACGCACTTAGGGCAACTAAAAAGAACAAGGCCCCAG GCcgtaaatcaaaagaagtATCTTCCCTCAAACCGGCCGCCATTATCGCGTACAATTTGGAGAAAGCATATGACCTTGTCAACCGAGACGTACTGTGGGAAGTGATGACAGCCATGGGCTACCCCCCCT TTTGCTTGTCTAGGGGTATTGACGGAATTGAACACTACGGAAAACGCATCCAAGTTCGT GCTATTGAGAGAACTGCAACTGTTTATTGGTTGGGGCCACATCTCAAGAACCTCCTTCCACAAATCACCCAGCCTAGGTTTAATGCAACACATTCATCGCATCCATACTTCACTACCTCACTTTCAACCATCACCGATCTACTTAAAGCTGGCATCTTCACATCGTCAACTGTATCGAATCACCGCGCCACCTACAATCACCTGATCGCTAACATAGGGCAACCAGGGAGAACAGAGATTGCGAAACCGGACCTTGACTGGGCTTCCATCTGGCGTTGGGTGGCCAAAATCAAAGGGAAAACGCCGAAGTGGTCTGGGATTTTAACCATAACCAGCTTCCCACCAAAATGCGTCTCAATAGTCTCAATCTTTCAAACAACGACCAATGCCCTCTATGCAATGCTGGCCAAGAAACTGACGACCATCTAA
- the LOC123466839 gene encoding uncharacterized protein LOC123466839, whose protein sequence is MAAKWLNSVDIDFGVQFPRLSMRTVHGFVRSLKVEPQDLLGLVAVFLSQHSGIVRTELEGKEVCVVIRDSNIQEKFVRIAGIPQNLDLGVVQTRLKNFGNVIEARWERYRVSEDEVLYPVLATWMIVRMTVTKNIPSYITIGSYRAMVKYDGQKPTCRLCDDETHFSYNCPTLKRNVPLEGELQDSPSGGTQNLETETMECSTLTSSLTVPSEDNPSKPIMKSQMTAPDTETQDQEPMTIIMESMEPDMGEIETMGPDKTKDPLRIPTVPRNKRFKPTLTAQNSKPSSGIHRLIKT, encoded by the exons atggctgccaagtggctcaatagtgtagatattgattttggggttcaattcccgagatTGAGTATGCGTACAGTTCATGGTTtcgtgcgtagtttgaaggttgagccacaggatctcttaggcctagttgctgt ttttttgtcccaacacagtggtatcgtcaggaccgaattggaggggaaagaagtttGCGTAGTCATAagggatagcaatatccaagagaaatttgttcgaattgcagggattccacagaatctagacttgggagtagttCAGACCCGTCTAAAGAACTTTGGgaatgtaattgaagctcggtgggAACGCTATCGGGTGTcagaggatgaagttttataccctgtccttgccacttggatgatcgtacgaatgacggtgacgaaaaacattccgTCATACATTACAATTGGGagttatcgtgccatggtaaagtatgacggACAAAAGCCTACTTGCAGACTTTGTGACGATGAGACCCACTTTAGCTACAACTGCCCGAcattaaaacgaaac GTACCTTTGGAGGGTGAATTGCAAGATTCACCCTCAGGAGGGACTcaaaatttggaaactgaaaccatggaatgtaGCACTCTTACCAGTTCCTTGACTGTACCTTCTGAAGACAACCCTTCGAAACCAATTATGAAATCCCAAATGACAGCCCCTGACACAGAGACACAAGACCAAGAACCAATGACAATTATAATGGAATCGATGGAACCCGACATGGGGGAAATTGAGACCATGGGACCTGACAAAACAAAGGACCCCCTGAGAATTCCCACGGTACCACGAAACAAACGCTTCAAACCTACTTTGACGGCCCAGAATTCTAAACCTTCCTCAGGCATTCACCGACTCATAAAAACCTAA